GACGCTTTCCGCGATCATGGTATTGTGGCCAATACGCTGGAACAAGACACTGATAAAGCCACCCAAACGCTGGAAAAATTGAAGCAAGCAGGCATCGATATTGACAAAATTACCCAGCAATTGGAGGACGAAGGAGTTGATAAATTCAATAAACCTTTCGAAAAATTGTTAAAAGCAATTGAAGATCAGAAAAATAAAAGCTAATATCGCCGTTTCAATGAAAAGCGACCGCATCAAAATATTGTTCTTCGATATCGGGGGCATCCTGCTCAGCAACGGCTGGGGGCATGAATCACGTAAACTGGCAGCCAAAAAATTCGGCCTGGATTACGAGGAAGTGAACTCCCTGCACAACTTTATCTTCAACGTTTATGAAATTGGCGGCGTTACGCTGGATGATTACCTGGATACGGTGATCTTCAACCACGAGCGCAATTTTACCCGCGAAGATTTTAAAGCATTTATGTATGAGCAGTCGGTAGAACTGCCCGATATGCTGGCCTGGATGAAAGAGTGGAAGAAAGATTGCGGTTTCCGCATCATCTCCATCAATAACGAGGGCAAGGAGCTGAATGATTACCGCGTAAAAAAATTCGGGCTGCATGATTGCTTTGACGCTTTCGTGTCCTCGTGCGAGGTAAGCTTGCGTAAACCAGATCCCGGCATCTGGAAACTGGCCATGGGCATAGCCCAGGTATCTGCAGATCAGTGCGTATACTTTGACGACCGGATCATGTTTGTTAACATGGCTAAAGGTTTGGGTATCCGTGCTTTTCAGCACACAGACTTTCAAACAACAAAACAAATATTAGAGGATCTTAAATTAGAAAACTTCAAGTAAAATGAGTACAGCACAGTATGCCTTCGGGATGATTGGTCTGGGTACCATGGGCCGCAACTTATTGCTAAACATGGCCGATCATGATTTTGCCGTGGCCGGCTACGACAAGGATGCCGAAAAAGCCGCCGCCCTCGCGCAGGAGGGAGCCGGTAAAAATGTAAAAGGATTTAGCGATCTGAACGAGTTTGTACAAAGCCTGAGCAAGCCAAGGGCAGTAATGATGCTGGTACCTGCCGGCAAAATTGTAGACGACGTAATTGCTGAATTAATTCCTGTGCTAGACAAGGGTGACCTGATTATTGACGGTGGTAACTCTTATTTTGCCGATACTAACCGCCGTGTGGTGGAGCTGCAGGATAAAGGTCTGCACTTCTTCGGTATGGGTGTATCTGGTGGTGAAGAAGGCGCACGCCGCGGCCCAAGCATGATGCCGGGCGGCGACCCCGAAGCCTACAAAGTGGTAAAACACATTTTTGAGGCCATTGCGGCCCGCGCAAATGGCGAGCCATGCGTAACCTACGTTGGTCCGGGTGCATCTGGTCACTTTGTGAAGATGGTGCACAACGGTATTGAGTATGGCGTAATGCAGCTGATTGCAGAAGCTTACGAGGTAATGAAGAAAGGCCTGGGCATGACCAATGAGGAAATGCAGCAGGTGTTTGAAAAATGGAACGAAGGCCGCGTTAAATGTTTCCTGGTAGAAATTACCAAAGACATCTTTAAGTACAAAGCACCGGGTACAGATCACCTGTTGATTGACGACATTAAAGACGAAGCCCGTGCCAAAGGTACCGGTAAATGGACATCGCAGGTAGCGATGGATCTGCAGGCACCTCTACCAACTGTAGACAGCTCTGTAGCCATGCGCGATATGTCTAAATACAAACAATTGCGTGTACAAGCCGAAGGTCTGTATGGTACGCCGGCACAACTGGACGCCAACCGTGAGCAGGTACTGGCCGATCTGGAAAGTGCTTTCTACTTCGCCATGATCGTTTCTTACGCGCAAGGTATGCACATGCTGACCAACGCTTCAACCGAGTATAACTACGATCTGAAACTGGGCGAAATTGCACGTATCTGGCGTGCGGGTTGTATCATCCGTTCAGAAATTCTGTTTGATATCACCAACGCTTACACCAAAAACGCTGGTCTG
This region of Mucilaginibacter yixingensis genomic DNA includes:
- a CDS encoding HAD family hydrolase; amino-acid sequence: MKSDRIKILFFDIGGILLSNGWGHESRKLAAKKFGLDYEEVNSLHNFIFNVYEIGGVTLDDYLDTVIFNHERNFTREDFKAFMYEQSVELPDMLAWMKEWKKDCGFRIISINNEGKELNDYRVKKFGLHDCFDAFVSSCEVSLRKPDPGIWKLAMGIAQVSADQCVYFDDRIMFVNMAKGLGIRAFQHTDFQTTKQILEDLKLENFK
- the gndA gene encoding NADP-dependent phosphogluconate dehydrogenase, with amino-acid sequence MSTAQYAFGMIGLGTMGRNLLLNMADHDFAVAGYDKDAEKAAALAQEGAGKNVKGFSDLNEFVQSLSKPRAVMMLVPAGKIVDDVIAELIPVLDKGDLIIDGGNSYFADTNRRVVELQDKGLHFFGMGVSGGEEGARRGPSMMPGGDPEAYKVVKHIFEAIAARANGEPCVTYVGPGASGHFVKMVHNGIEYGVMQLIAEAYEVMKKGLGMTNEEMQQVFEKWNEGRVKCFLVEITKDIFKYKAPGTDHLLIDDIKDEARAKGTGKWTSQVAMDLQAPLPTVDSSVAMRDMSKYKQLRVQAEGLYGTPAQLDANREQVLADLESAFYFAMIVSYAQGMHMLTNASTEYNYDLKLGEIARIWRAGCIIRSEILFDITNAYTKNAGLEHLLLDDDVKTKVSGAVGGLRGLLSKTMAAGIATPAFAASLSYFDAFRSGRMPSNLTQAQRDYFGAHTYELIGKEGKFHTQWTAK